The Thermosipho japonicus region GCCCTGATGATTTGTGGAATAATTACAAAAACTTTTTAGAAAATATCGACAAAGGTGCGAAAAATAATACTATTATTTCTTATGCTATTTACTACATTAAAAACTCAGAGTTAAAAAATTACAATATAGATACTAAAAAACTATTAGAAGCTCTTCCATATACAAGTAAATTTAATTACATATTGAATACATTTGGATTTTTTACAGGAAATGATCCAAAAGTATTTGTTAATGGTTCAATAAAATTAAATGCAAGTGTTAATAATTCAGAAATAATTTTTGAAATTTCAACCGAAAATGATTCAGCAAGCACAAAATTTCCTGCTAATGAGGGAGAAATTAGAAAAATTTTAGAGGGAAAATTTGGAAAATTTATTGTTATAACAAATATCAAAAAGATAAATTATGAATCTAGTGGTTATAAAATAGAAAAATTAAAACTCCCCCTTAAAAATTCCTTTAATTTAACATATTTCTCTAACCAAAACCTTTTAATGTCTATTTCAACTGAAAATTTATCAATGTTCTTTGAAAAAAACGCTTCTTCTTACTTAGGTGCAAAATTTAATCCTATTAACGATTTTTGGATAGGAGGAAAAATAAATATTCAAAAAGCAACTGAAACAAATATCTTTTTTGAAGATAAATTTTCAATAAATCCACTTTATATAGAATTTAATATCGATAAACCGTTAAATCTAGAAAAAATGGAGTTGAATAATATTCTTTCAAATTTATACATGAAAATAGGAATTGGATTAAAGTATTACATTGACGAGAATGTATTCATAGATATATCAGCATTTTATGATTCACTAGAAATTATTTCTGGAAGATTAAAACTTTTCCACAATAATTTTGGAGCTGTACTTTATATTGATCAAAATCTAAATTATGGTGGAGGTATATATATTAATTGGTAAAACAAATCCCCCAGCTAATTAGCTGGGGGATAATTTCAATTTTTAAAAACTATTTTTTCCACAGACCGTGAACATTACAATATTCTCTTGCATGTACTTCACTTCCTTTGGCCACTTTAAATTCAGCCTCGGGTTTGTCACCTGGATTTAAGAACTTTCTATAAACTACTCCATCCACAATTAATTCTATCCATTCTATATAGTGTTTTTCTTCCATAGGATGAAGAGCATTTTCGCCAACTCTTACTCTATATCCATCTTCCACTTCTTCAATAAATGGTACATGTTTTTCTGTTGATGTATCAGCTGTCTTTTCTTCAAGCAATTTCATGGGCTCTCCACAGCAAACCAAGGTTCCTGCACCTTCGTGAAGAACTTCTACTATATTACCACATTTTTCACATTTATATACTTGAATTCTTTCAGTCATACTTATCCCTCCTTTGGTGCATAATAACACCTTTTTGGACTTTCTATTTTTCCTTCTTTTTTAAGCTCACTAATGAGCTTACTAACTACTTTTGAATCTACTCCCAATTTCTCAGCAATTTCCCCTGTTTTCATCGGTTTACCTTCCTTTTTTAAAACCTCTAGTACTTTTTCTTTTTCCATATTATCCCTCCCTGTTCATGTTAAGAGGGACATATTGTCTTTGTGCTAATTCTCTATCAAGCATGAATAAAGCATTTTTATTATCTCCGACAAATTCCAATCTAGTAAGTATTTCTCTTGCATTTTCCTCTTCCTCAACTTGTTCATCAATATACCATTGTAAGAAATTAAATGTTGGCCTATCCTTTAACTCTTCGGCTATATCAACTAACTCATTAATTTTTCTTGTAATATGTTGCTCGTGTTTGAGTACCTCTTCAAATGTATTTTTTATACTTCCAAATTCAAATGGTGGCTCTTTTATTTCATACAATTTAACTCTTGCACCTTGATTTACTAAATAATTATATACCTTCATTGCATGATCTTTTTCTTCCATAGCTTGGACCTTCATCCAATTTGCAAAGCCCTTTAATCCCATATCTTCAAAATATGCTGACATTGATAAATACAAATATGCCGAATACAATTCTTCATTAATTTGCTTATTTAATGCTTCTGCCATTTTATCTTTTAACATACCTATCTCCCCTTTTAATTTAAGTTTCTTTCAGCAATTTCTTTTGCCAAGTGTTCTAACTTTTCATATCCTTCACTATCAACCAAACCCTTAACCGTTACCGGTTCTAATAGTTCAGCCTTTAGATTTGATAACATCGACTTTATTTCATCGATAAACTTTCCGCCCCAACCATATGAACCTACTATTGCAAGATATTTTGTTTTTGGTCTTAAAGCATTTACCAAATAAATCGCTCCTGCAGCAATCGGATGAACACCAGTTAAAACCATTGGAGTTCCAATAACAACTGTCGATGCTTCTACTAAATCAATTGCTATTTCTCCTATATCTGCATTTACAATGTTGTGCAATTTTACTTTTACACCTTTGTCCATCAAACTTTCAGATAAATATTCCACCATCTTTTTTGTGCTCTCATGCATTGAAACATACAATATAACTACCTCATTTTCAACTTCATTACTTATCCACTTTTTATATGCCTCAATTATCAACTTAGGATTTTTATAGACAGGACCATGACTTGGTGCAATCTTTTCAATATCCAGCATTTCAACCTTTTCAATGTTTTTTTTCATTGGAACTCTAAATGGCATCATAATTTCTGCATAATACCTCTTGGCCATCTCAAGTAATTTCTCATCACCCACTTGCTCAATTTCACTTGTTGCAAGGTGTGATCCAAATAAATCACAACTAAAAAGTATTTTATCCTCTTTTAAATAAGTAACCATAGTTTCAGGCCAATGAGTCCATGGTGTAAATATAAACTTTAAAGTTTTATCACCCAATGATAACTCCTGACCATCTTCAATAGTTATCACATCTTCACCTTTAATATGAATGTGAGTTTTTAAAAAATCTGCACATTTTTTATTTGTAACAACCTTTGCACCAAATTTTTCCACAACTTTTCCAATTAATCCAGAATGATCTTGTTCTGCATGGTTTGAAATTACATAGTCTATCTTTTGAATATTCAATTTTTTTAGATTATTCATAAATTCTTCTTCTTTTCTTGGCTCAACTGTATCAATTAGTGCTATTTTTTCAGTCCCTTTTATTATGTAAGAATTATAAGTTGTCCCGTTAGGAAGAGGAACCAACTCATCAAAAAGCTCCCTGTCCCAATCAATTGCTCCAACAAAGTACACATTTTCTACTATTTTTCTAACCATAACTTATTCCTCCTCAAATTGATCCTTTGGCACCCCGCAAACTGGACATACCCAATCTTCTGGTAATTCTTCAAATGGTGTTCCTGGTTCTATTCCATTATCGGGATCTCCAACCTCTGGATCATAAACATACCCACAAACTGTACAAACGTACCTTTTCATAAATATCCACCTCCAAAAATTCTCTAATTTATGGAGCGGGAGACTCCCGCTCCTACAAGTCACACATATATTATACTATAATTTTACTTATTATTTAATTTTTTATGACAGAACCACCAATCAAAACATTCGTACTCCTTTGTCCTTTGTTCTGCATCTTTAACTGTTGATGCTGGTGGCACAATAGCTTCATCATTAACCAATTCATTATTTGGCCAATTTGCCGGTAAAGCTACTCCATTTTCGTCAATTACTTGGAAACCTTTCACCATTCTTAGTATTTCGTCCATATTTCTACCAAGTTCCTGAGGATAATATAAAACAGCTCTTAAAATACCTTTTGGATCAATTATAAAGACCGCTCTAACTGTATTAGTACCTTTTGCAGGATGAATCATACCAAGCATTTCCGCAATCTTTCCTCTATCATCAGCAATAACAGGGAATTTAATTTCAACACCTAGCTTATCTTTTATCCATTCAACCCATTTGATATGAGAAAACACCTGATCAATACTTAACCCGACCAATTCAGTATTTAATTTTTGAAATTCATCAAATCTTTTTTGAAATGCCACAAATTCAGTTGTACAAACAGGCGTAAAATCTGCAGGATGGCTGAACAAAACAACCCATTTTCCCTTAAAATCATCTGGAAATTTAATAACTCCTTTCGTAGTAACTGCCTCAAATTCTGGAATCCTCTCACCAATCAATGGTATACCCATAACTACTCACCTCCATTTAAACAATTTTTACATATTCCAACTAAACAATACTGAATATTCATTACTTTATGGCCCTCAACTGAATCAATTTTCGGGACTTCTGGAAGAGCTTCAAAAACATCATAAACCTTCTTGCATTTGGTGCAATAAAAATGATGATGTTCTACAAATTCAAAATCATATCTTATAGATGAAGGAGTAATTATCTCTTTAATAACTTTCTTCTCGCTCAACAGAGAAACAGTATTATAAACCGTAGCTCTTGAGATCGCATGAATCTTTCCTTTCAAATGTTCATATATTTCATCTGCAGACGGATGCTTTTTACTTTCAACAATAAATTTTAAAATTTCTATTCTTTGAACTGTTGGGCGAATATTTCTTTCCTTAAGCATTTCAGCATATCTTTTCAATGAACTCACTCCCATCTATACTAAGTACATTTTTATTATAAATCCATTTTTAGACATTGTCAAGTATTTAACAGTTTTTTATTAATATTTTGATTTAAATTCCAAACATCCCATTAAAACTGTTTTTTTTGACATCAAAAAAATTAATTAAAATTTATGTAATAAAAATTTGAAAAAAACGTTCCCCAACTTTTAGCCAATTTATCTTTTGTAATCTTAACTTTAGTGTAAAATATTCATCGAAAGGGGGAAAATTGTGGTAATTATTTTAACCATTGTTTCAATTTACGCTGTAGTAATAACAGCACTTTTTCTAAAAAAGTCTTTATCTTCTAGTCGCTACAATATAAAAAGCTTAATCTATGATTTTAATGATTCATTATCTGATAGTAGTAATGATTTTTCAAACAAAGTCTTATCTTACATTTCAAAAAATTTTTCTAAAATTGATTCTGGAGCAATTTTTCTTAAAAACGGCAACTCATTTATTGAACTTAACTCATTTGGTAATAAAATAGAAAATAATGACAAGATTTTCTTTTTTAAAGACTATTATGTTAAGGAATTTTTTATAGACGAATCATATGCACTTAGAACCGTATTTCACACAATCAAGAATCTTTCAAAAGAAGAAAAAGAAAAGATTGAAATTTTAACAGGATTAATTTCTTCGTCTGAGATTATCAAAAATTTAATCAAAAAGAATGGAAAGTTCCAAATTGATCTTATGCTTTCAATGATAAAAATATTAGAATATTATGACAGATACACCCAAGGACATTCTCTAAGGGTTGCAGAGCTCTCGAAAAAAATCGCAAAAAAAATGAAACTTTCTCACAAAGAAATTTCTGACGCTTACTGGACAGGGCTTGTTCATGATATCGGAAAAATAGCCATACCAACAGGTATTCTAAACAAAGAAGGAAAATTAACTGACGAAGAATTTTCAATAATAAAAAAACACCCAATATATGGTTATGAATTTCTATCAACATCTGAAACCCTTAAGGATATAGCAACTTATGTTTTTCATCATCATGAGAGATGGGATGGAAATGGTTATCCTACAGGTTTGAAAGGAGAGATGATTCCTATTATTTCAAGAATAATCGCGGTTGCTGATAGCTGGGATGCAATGATAAGTAAAAGAGCGTATAGAAATGCTTTATCTAAAGATTATGCATTACAAGAGATCATCAATAACTCTGGGAAGCAGTTTGATCCTAGAGTGGTTAAGGCTTTTCTGGAAGTTATTGAGGAAGAAGAAGATAATATTTCCATTGCATAAAGAGCCAACTTTAAAAAGTTGGCTCTTTTTTTATATCATTATACATCAGGAGGTGTGGGGGGAAGATGAAAAACGACTTTCTTGGAAGAAGTCTTACAGTGATTGAAGATTTTTCAGTTGATGAACAAATGTTTTTGTACACTCAAACAAGAAAACTCAAAAAACTTTGGAAAGAAAAAAGTAACATTTCCGAATTTCAAATCAAAAAGAACGTAGGAATTTACATCGTCTTTGTAGAACCTAGCACAAGGACCAAAGAATCTTTCATCAACGCAGCAAGATTTCACAAAAATGCAAAAGTAAATATTTTTGATTCAGAGCATTCATCATTTAACAAAAAAGAAAGCTACTTAGACACCTTTAACATGCTAACGGGATATAGTGACTACTCAATTTTTGTTCTAAGAACAAGACTTGAGGGAACATGTAAGTATTTAGACGAGAAAGTATCAGAATTTGCTGAAAGACACGGTATAGAAAAACCTGCATTTATTAACGCCGGTGATGGCAAGCACGAACATCCAACTCAAGAATTATTAGATGAATACACTTTTCTTGAACAAATGGATTTTGACAATTCTTTTATTCACATCGCTCTAGTTGGAGATTTACTTCATGGAAGAACTGTTCACTCAAAAGTTAATGGCCTAAAAATTTTTAAAAATGTTTTAGTTGACCTGATTGCACCTGAAGAAATATCAATGCCATCTCATTATATCAAAAAGATGAAAGAAAATGGTTTTGAAGTTAGAATCTTCGATTCCATTGAATCATATCTTAAATCTACCGATAAGGTAGCAAAAATATGGTACTTTACACGGCTCCAGCTTGAAAGAATGGGAGAAGATATTTTAGAAAAAGAACATGTGCTAAGAAAAAGTGTCACCTTTAGAAAAGAATTTCTAGAAAATATACCACAAGATGTTAAATTTTATCATCCTCTTCCAAGGCATAAAATATACCCAACTATACCCACTTTTTTAGATAACTTACCTCTCAATGGTTGGGAACAACAAGCAATAAATGGATATTGGACTAGAACAGTTCTACTATCAATGCTTGGCGGAGCATTAAAAGCAAATTTTGATACGTCTTTTAGAACTCAAGAAAATGATGATGATTTTATAATTCCTGCACCAATTGTAAATGGTACCAAAGGAGTTTTAAAAGAAGGAAAAAGAGGAATAAAGCCAATTGAAAACGGAACAGTAATCGACCACATAGCAAAAGGAAAAGATAAAGATAAGATTTTTGAAACTATAATAAAAATAAGAAAAATATTAAAATTATTTGATCTTGATAGCGCAGATGGAATATTCAAATCGGAAAATGGCGAATTTAAAGGTTACATAAGTCTTCCAAATAGATATCTTTCAAAAAAAGAAATAAAAATGTTGTCCGCAATCTCTCCAAATACTACTGTAAATATAATCAAAAACTCTAGAGTGGTTGAAAAATACAGAATATTCTTACCACCTTTTATCTACGGATTTTCAGAATTAAGATGTAAAAATGAAAATTGTATCACAAATCCTGTAAATGGAGAAAATGCTGAAGCATTTTTTATAAGAAATAACGAGGGAGAGCTTGTATGTAAGTACTGTGAAACGCCTCATTCGTTCGAAGAAATTTGGAATATCTAATTAATAAAGTGCCTGGATATCCAGGCACTTTATCTAATCTCTGCAACACCATTTGATGAATTTAATTTATAAAAGGTAGGCCTTATACTAAATCTTGAATAATATTCATTTTCCAATAACTTTTCAATACTTTCAAATGCCCCTTCTCTTGAAATAACAATAACTCCTCCGCCAAAACCTCCTCCAACCATTCTTGCACCAATAAACCCTTCTTTCCCCTTTAAAAAGTCAACTATAAAATCTGTTTCATCGCAAGAAACTTCATATAAATATCTCAAACTTTCATGAGATTGATATAGATATTCCCCTATCTTTTCAATTTGATCTTCTTTTAAGGCTTTTACTGTCCTTAAAACCCTTTCATTTTCCTCCAATATATGTTGAACTCTTTTCAAAAGAGTACCATTCAACAATTTGAGATCTTCTCTTGTTACCTTTCGAAAACTATCTTTGCCAATTATTTCAAGAGCACTTTCACATTCTTTCCTTCTAAGGTTATATTCAGAGGTTGAAAGTTCATGTTTTACATTAGAATCAATCACAAATATCTCATACCCTTTTAAATTAAGCGGAACAAATTGAAAATCTAAAGTCATTGTATCAAGAAATATTGCGTAATCTTTTTTTGAAAATGCTGATGCAAATTGATCCATTATTCCACAATTTACTCCAACAAAATTTGCTTCTGCCTCTCTTGAAATTTTAACAATGTCCATTTTTGGCAAATTCAAACCAAAAAATTCAGATATAGCATAAGCAGATGCTACTTCAAGAGCAGCTGAACTTGAAAGGCCAGCACCAATAGGTATAT contains the following coding sequences:
- a CDS encoding desulfoferrodoxin, whose product is MTERIQVYKCEKCGNIVEVLHEGAGTLVCCGEPMKLLEEKTADTSTEKHVPFIEEVEDGYRVRVGENALHPMEEKHYIEWIELIVDGVVYRKFLNPGDKPEAEFKVAKGSEVHAREYCNVHGLWKK
- a CDS encoding galactokinase translates to MKVKAPGRVNLIGEHTDYNDGFVLPFAIDRYVQLEIEESDKFCFYSNNLNKEVIVSTLQKTNSWADYVIGVIKEIEKRGYKIQPVKIKVDSNIPIGAGLSSSAALEVASAYAISEFFGLNLPKMDIVKISREAEANFVGVNCGIMDQFASAFSKKDYAIFLDTMTLDFQFVPLNLKGYEIFVIDSNVKHELSTSEYNLRRKECESALEIIGKDSFRKVTREDLKLLNGTLLKRVQHILEENERVLRTVKALKEDQIEKIGEYLYQSHESLRYLYEVSCDETDFIVDFLKGKEGFIGARMVGGGFGGGVIVISREGAFESIEKLLENEYYSRFSIRPTFYKLNSSNGVAEIR
- a CDS encoding bifunctional aspartate carbamoyltransferase catalytic subunit/aspartate carbamoyltransferase regulatory subunit codes for the protein MKNDFLGRSLTVIEDFSVDEQMFLYTQTRKLKKLWKEKSNISEFQIKKNVGIYIVFVEPSTRTKESFINAARFHKNAKVNIFDSEHSSFNKKESYLDTFNMLTGYSDYSIFVLRTRLEGTCKYLDEKVSEFAERHGIEKPAFINAGDGKHEHPTQELLDEYTFLEQMDFDNSFIHIALVGDLLHGRTVHSKVNGLKIFKNVLVDLIAPEEISMPSHYIKKMKENGFEVRIFDSIESYLKSTDKVAKIWYFTRLQLERMGEDILEKEHVLRKSVTFRKEFLENIPQDVKFYHPLPRHKIYPTIPTFLDNLPLNGWEQQAINGYWTRTVLLSMLGGALKANFDTSFRTQENDDDFIIPAPIVNGTKGVLKEGKRGIKPIENGTVIDHIAKGKDKDKIFETIIKIRKILKLFDLDSADGIFKSENGEFKGYISLPNRYLSKKEIKMLSAISPNTTVNIIKNSRVVEKYRIFLPPFIYGFSELRCKNENCITNPVNGENAEAFFIRNNEGELVCKYCETPHSFEEIWNI
- a CDS encoding ferritin; the protein is MLKDKMAEALNKQINEELYSAYLYLSMSAYFEDMGLKGFANWMKVQAMEEKDHAMKVYNYLVNQGARVKLYEIKEPPFEFGSIKNTFEEVLKHEQHITRKINELVDIAEELKDRPTFNFLQWYIDEQVEEEENAREILTRLEFVGDNKNALFMLDRELAQRQYVPLNMNREG
- a CDS encoding FprA family A-type flavoprotein; the encoded protein is MVRKIVENVYFVGAIDWDRELFDELVPLPNGTTYNSYIIKGTEKIALIDTVEPRKEEEFMNNLKKLNIQKIDYVISNHAEQDHSGLIGKVVEKFGAKVVTNKKCADFLKTHIHIKGEDVITIEDGQELSLGDKTLKFIFTPWTHWPETMVTYLKEDKILFSCDLFGSHLATSEIEQVGDEKLLEMAKRYYAEIMMPFRVPMKKNIEKVEMLDIEKIAPSHGPVYKNPKLIIEAYKKWISNEVENEVVILYVSMHESTKKMVEYLSESLMDKGVKVKLHNIVNADIGEIAIDLVEASTVVIGTPMVLTGVHPIAAGAIYLVNALRPKTKYLAIVGSYGWGGKFIDEIKSMLSNLKAELLEPVTVKGLVDSEGYEKLEHLAKEIAERNLN
- a CDS encoding HTH domain-containing protein; protein product: MEKEKVLEVLKKEGKPMKTGEIAEKLGVDSKVVSKLISELKKEGKIESPKRCYYAPKEG
- the rd gene encoding rubredoxin, which codes for MKRYVCTVCGYVYDPEVGDPDNGIEPGTPFEELPEDWVCPVCGVPKDQFEEE
- a CDS encoding STN domain-containing protein, with protein sequence MKKIIIVILALFLTIYAFSITKNVYFENMDIKDALIQLGTLYNTSIIFPENLNGKVTVELYNVSIETALNVILSNFNYTFEKINDVYFIITDQSILYYKSHTYTPKFRSPEELSKLIPFKNYIVGNNIIVYCPDDLWNNYKNFLENIDKGAKNNTIISYAIYYIKNSELKNYNIDTKKLLEALPYTSKFNYILNTFGFFTGNDPKVFVNGSIKLNASVNNSEIIFEISTENDSASTKFPANEGEIRKILEGKFGKFIVITNIKKINYESSGYKIEKLKLPLKNSFNLTYFSNQNLLMSISTENLSMFFEKNASSYLGAKFNPINDFWIGGKINIQKATETNIFFEDKFSINPLYIEFNIDKPLNLEKMELNNILSNLYMKIGIGLKYYIDENVFIDISAFYDSLEIISGRLKLFHNNFGAVLYIDQNLNYGGGIYINW
- a CDS encoding peroxiredoxin; translated protein: MGIPLIGERIPEFEAVTTKGVIKFPDDFKGKWVVLFSHPADFTPVCTTEFVAFQKRFDEFQKLNTELVGLSIDQVFSHIKWVEWIKDKLGVEIKFPVIADDRGKIAEMLGMIHPAKGTNTVRAVFIIDPKGILRAVLYYPQELGRNMDEILRMVKGFQVIDENGVALPANWPNNELVNDEAIVPPASTVKDAEQRTKEYECFDWWFCHKKLNNK
- a CDS encoding Fur family transcriptional regulator, which translates into the protein MKRYAEMLKERNIRPTVQRIEILKFIVESKKHPSADEIYEHLKGKIHAISRATVYNTVSLLSEKKVIKEIITPSSIRYDFEFVEHHHFYCTKCKKVYDVFEALPEVPKIDSVEGHKVMNIQYCLVGICKNCLNGGE
- a CDS encoding HD domain-containing phosphohydrolase — its product is MVIILTIVSIYAVVITALFLKKSLSSSRYNIKSLIYDFNDSLSDSSNDFSNKVLSYISKNFSKIDSGAIFLKNGNSFIELNSFGNKIENNDKIFFFKDYYVKEFFIDESYALRTVFHTIKNLSKEEKEKIEILTGLISSSEIIKNLIKKNGKFQIDLMLSMIKILEYYDRYTQGHSLRVAELSKKIAKKMKLSHKEISDAYWTGLVHDIGKIAIPTGILNKEGKLTDEEFSIIKKHPIYGYEFLSTSETLKDIATYVFHHHERWDGNGYPTGLKGEMIPIISRIIAVADSWDAMISKRAYRNALSKDYALQEIINNSGKQFDPRVVKAFLEVIEEEEDNISIA